Proteins co-encoded in one Camelus bactrianus isolate YW-2024 breed Bactrian camel chromosome 6, ASM4877302v1, whole genome shotgun sequence genomic window:
- the SIX4 gene encoding homeobox protein SIX4 isoform X2, protein MIASAADIKQENGMESASEGQEAPREVAGGAAAGLSPPAPAPFPLESGDAAAAAARVSGEEGAVAAAPAAGAAADQVQLHSELLGRHHHAAAAAAAAQTPLAFSPDHVACVCEALQQGGNLDRLARFLWSLPQSDLLRGNESLLKARALVAFHQGIYPELYSILESHSFESANHPLLQQLWYKARYTEAERARGRPLGAVDKYRLRRKFPLPRTIWDGEETVYCFKEKSRNALKELYKQNRYPSPAEKRHLAKITGLSLTQVSNWFKNRRQRDRNPSETQSKSESDGNPSTEDESSKGHEDLSPHPLSGSSDGVTNLSLSSNMEPIYMQQIGNAKISLSSSGVLLNGSLVPASTSPVFLNGNSFIQGPNGVILNGLSVGNTQTVSLSPPKMASNIVSNGISMTDILGSTSQDVKEFKVLQSSSANSAATTSYSPSAPVSFPGLIPSTEVKREGIQTVASQDGGSVVTFTTPVQINQYGIVQIPSSGANSQFLNGSIGFSPLQLPPVSVAASQGNISVNSSTSDGSTFTSESTTVQQGKVFLSSLAPSAVVYTVPNSGQTIGSVKQEGLERSLVFSQLMPVNQNAQVNANLSSETISGSGLHPLSSSLVNVSPTQNFSLTPPTLLNPTELNSDIAGSQPMSAPVASKSTVTSVSNTNYATLQNCSLITGQDLLSVPMTQAALGEIVPTAEDQVGHPSPTVHQDFVREHHLVMQSVANIKENFLTNSENKATRNLMMLDSKSKYVLEGMVETVCEDLETDKKELAKLQTVQLDEDMQDL, encoded by the exons ATG ATTGCAAGTGCGGCGGACATCAAGCAGGAGAATGGGATGGAAAGCGCCTCGGAAGGGCAGGAGGCGCCCCGAGAAGTGGCggggggcgcggcggcggggctGAGCCCCCCGGCTCCAGCCCCTTTCCCCCTGGAGTCGGGGGACGCCGCGGCTGCCGCTGCCAGGGTGAGCGGAGAGGAAGGGGCAGTGGCGGCAGCACCGGCGGCCGGAGCGGCGGCGGATCAGGTACAACTCCACTCGGAACTTCTGGGCAGGCACCACcacgccgcggccgccgccgccgccgcgcagACCCCACTGGCCTTCTCGCCCGACCATGTCGCCTGCGTGTGCGAGGCGCTGCAGCAGGGGGGCAACCTGGACCGCCTGGCCCGGTTCCTGTGGTCCCTGCCCCAGAGCGACCTGCTACGTGGCAACGAGAGCCTGCTGAAGGCGCGGGCGCTGGTGGCTTTCCACCAGGGCATCTACCCTGAGCTCTACAGCATCCTCGAGAGCCACAGCTTCGAATCGGCCAACCACCCGCTGCTGCAGCAGCTCTGGTACAAGGCGCGCTACACCGAGGCCGAGCGAGCCCGCGGCCGGCCGCTGGGCGCCGTGGACAAGTACCGGCTGCGCAGGAAATTCCCCCTGCCCCGCACCATCTGGGACGGCGAGGAGACGGTGTATTGTTTCAAGGAGAAGTCGCGCAACGCGCTCAAGGAGCTCTATAAGCAGAATCGCTACCCTTCGCCCGCCGAGAAGCGGCACCTGGCCAAGATCACCGGCCTCTCCCTCACCCAGGTCAGCAACTGGTTCAAGAACCGCCGGCAGCGCGATCGGAACCCCTCTGAGACCCAGTCCAAAAG TGAGTCAGATGGCAATCCTAGCACTGAAGATGAATCCAGCAAGGGTCATGAAGATTTGTCTCCTCATCCACTCTCCGGTTCATCTGATGGTGTCACCAACCTCAGCCTTTCCAGTAACATGGAGCCAATATATATGCAACAAATTGGAAATGCTAAAATATCATTAAGCTCTTCTGGAGTTTTGTTGAACGGAAGTTTGGTACCTGCAAGTACTTCACCTGTCTTCCTTAATGGTAATTCTTTCATTCAGGGACCCAATGGAGTTATCCTTAATGGATTAAGTGTGGGAAACACACAGACAGTGTCACTGAGCCCACCAAAAATGGCATCAAACATTGTGAGCAATGGTATATCCATGACTGACATACTGGGGTCTACCTCCCAGGATGTGAAGGAATTCAAAGTTCTCCAGAGTTCTTCAGCTAACTCAGCAGCCACCACCTCCTACAGCCCCAGTGCTCCAGTGTCCTTCCCAGGGCTGATACCCAGCACTGAGGTGAAAAGAGAAGGTATTCAAACAGTGGCTTCCCAGGATGGAGGCTCTGTAGTGACTTTTACCACACCAGTGCAAATTAACCAGTATGGCATCGTCCAGATCCCCAGTTCCGGAGCAAACAGCCAATTCCTTAATGGGAGCATTGGATTCTCTCCACTGCAACTGCCTCCTGTTTCAGTGGCAGCTTCACAAG gtaaTATTTCAGTAAATTCAAGCACTTCAGATGGGAGCACATTTACAAGTGAGTCCACCACAGTCCAGCAAGGAAAGGTTTTCTtgagctctcttgctcccagtgCAGTGGTATACACTGTTCCTAATTCAGGCCAGACTATAGGATCTGTTAAACAGGAGGGCTTGGAGAGGAGCCTGGTATTTTCTCAGTTGATGCCTGTCAATCAGAATGCACAAGTAAATGCAAACCTGTCTTCTGAAACTATCTCGGGGAGTGGCCTACACCCACTGTCCTCCTCATTAGTTAATGTATCCCCAACTCAGAATTTTTCCCTGACTCCCCCTACTCTACTAAATCCCACTGAGCTAAACTCTGACATTGCTGGTAGCCAGCCAATGTCTGCACCTGTGGCAAGCAAATCTACTGTGACATCTGTCAGCAACACTAACTATGCAACTCTTCAGAACTGCTCCCTTATTACTGGTCAAGATCTATTATCAGTCCCCATGACCCAGGCTGCCCTTGGGGAAATAGTTCCCACAGCCGAAGACCAGGTGGGTCACCCATCCCCCACAGTACACCAGGATTTTGTCAGAGAACATCATTTGGTTATGCAATCAGTAGCTAACATAAAAGAGAATTTCTTAACAAATTCTGAGAACAAAGCAACAAGAAACTTAATGATGCTGGACTCCAAATCCAAGTATGTCCTAGAGGGCATGGTCGAGACTGTCTGTGAAGACCtggaaacagacaaaaaagagCTTGCCAAGCTCCAGACTGTCCAATTGGATGAAGATATGCAAGATTTGTAA
- the SIX4 gene encoding homeobox protein SIX4 isoform X1 yields MSSSSPTGQIASAADIKQENGMESASEGQEAPREVAGGAAAGLSPPAPAPFPLESGDAAAAAARVSGEEGAVAAAPAAGAAADQVQLHSELLGRHHHAAAAAAAAQTPLAFSPDHVACVCEALQQGGNLDRLARFLWSLPQSDLLRGNESLLKARALVAFHQGIYPELYSILESHSFESANHPLLQQLWYKARYTEAERARGRPLGAVDKYRLRRKFPLPRTIWDGEETVYCFKEKSRNALKELYKQNRYPSPAEKRHLAKITGLSLTQVSNWFKNRRQRDRNPSETQSKSESDGNPSTEDESSKGHEDLSPHPLSGSSDGVTNLSLSSNMEPIYMQQIGNAKISLSSSGVLLNGSLVPASTSPVFLNGNSFIQGPNGVILNGLSVGNTQTVSLSPPKMASNIVSNGISMTDILGSTSQDVKEFKVLQSSSANSAATTSYSPSAPVSFPGLIPSTEVKREGIQTVASQDGGSVVTFTTPVQINQYGIVQIPSSGANSQFLNGSIGFSPLQLPPVSVAASQGNISVNSSTSDGSTFTSESTTVQQGKVFLSSLAPSAVVYTVPNSGQTIGSVKQEGLERSLVFSQLMPVNQNAQVNANLSSETISGSGLHPLSSSLVNVSPTQNFSLTPPTLLNPTELNSDIAGSQPMSAPVASKSTVTSVSNTNYATLQNCSLITGQDLLSVPMTQAALGEIVPTAEDQVGHPSPTVHQDFVREHHLVMQSVANIKENFLTNSENKATRNLMMLDSKSKYVLEGMVETVCEDLETDKKELAKLQTVQLDEDMQDL; encoded by the exons atgtcctcttcctcccccaccgGGCAGATTGCAAGTGCGGCGGACATCAAGCAGGAGAATGGGATGGAAAGCGCCTCGGAAGGGCAGGAGGCGCCCCGAGAAGTGGCggggggcgcggcggcggggctGAGCCCCCCGGCTCCAGCCCCTTTCCCCCTGGAGTCGGGGGACGCCGCGGCTGCCGCTGCCAGGGTGAGCGGAGAGGAAGGGGCAGTGGCGGCAGCACCGGCGGCCGGAGCGGCGGCGGATCAGGTACAACTCCACTCGGAACTTCTGGGCAGGCACCACcacgccgcggccgccgccgccgccgcgcagACCCCACTGGCCTTCTCGCCCGACCATGTCGCCTGCGTGTGCGAGGCGCTGCAGCAGGGGGGCAACCTGGACCGCCTGGCCCGGTTCCTGTGGTCCCTGCCCCAGAGCGACCTGCTACGTGGCAACGAGAGCCTGCTGAAGGCGCGGGCGCTGGTGGCTTTCCACCAGGGCATCTACCCTGAGCTCTACAGCATCCTCGAGAGCCACAGCTTCGAATCGGCCAACCACCCGCTGCTGCAGCAGCTCTGGTACAAGGCGCGCTACACCGAGGCCGAGCGAGCCCGCGGCCGGCCGCTGGGCGCCGTGGACAAGTACCGGCTGCGCAGGAAATTCCCCCTGCCCCGCACCATCTGGGACGGCGAGGAGACGGTGTATTGTTTCAAGGAGAAGTCGCGCAACGCGCTCAAGGAGCTCTATAAGCAGAATCGCTACCCTTCGCCCGCCGAGAAGCGGCACCTGGCCAAGATCACCGGCCTCTCCCTCACCCAGGTCAGCAACTGGTTCAAGAACCGCCGGCAGCGCGATCGGAACCCCTCTGAGACCCAGTCCAAAAG TGAGTCAGATGGCAATCCTAGCACTGAAGATGAATCCAGCAAGGGTCATGAAGATTTGTCTCCTCATCCACTCTCCGGTTCATCTGATGGTGTCACCAACCTCAGCCTTTCCAGTAACATGGAGCCAATATATATGCAACAAATTGGAAATGCTAAAATATCATTAAGCTCTTCTGGAGTTTTGTTGAACGGAAGTTTGGTACCTGCAAGTACTTCACCTGTCTTCCTTAATGGTAATTCTTTCATTCAGGGACCCAATGGAGTTATCCTTAATGGATTAAGTGTGGGAAACACACAGACAGTGTCACTGAGCCCACCAAAAATGGCATCAAACATTGTGAGCAATGGTATATCCATGACTGACATACTGGGGTCTACCTCCCAGGATGTGAAGGAATTCAAAGTTCTCCAGAGTTCTTCAGCTAACTCAGCAGCCACCACCTCCTACAGCCCCAGTGCTCCAGTGTCCTTCCCAGGGCTGATACCCAGCACTGAGGTGAAAAGAGAAGGTATTCAAACAGTGGCTTCCCAGGATGGAGGCTCTGTAGTGACTTTTACCACACCAGTGCAAATTAACCAGTATGGCATCGTCCAGATCCCCAGTTCCGGAGCAAACAGCCAATTCCTTAATGGGAGCATTGGATTCTCTCCACTGCAACTGCCTCCTGTTTCAGTGGCAGCTTCACAAG gtaaTATTTCAGTAAATTCAAGCACTTCAGATGGGAGCACATTTACAAGTGAGTCCACCACAGTCCAGCAAGGAAAGGTTTTCTtgagctctcttgctcccagtgCAGTGGTATACACTGTTCCTAATTCAGGCCAGACTATAGGATCTGTTAAACAGGAGGGCTTGGAGAGGAGCCTGGTATTTTCTCAGTTGATGCCTGTCAATCAGAATGCACAAGTAAATGCAAACCTGTCTTCTGAAACTATCTCGGGGAGTGGCCTACACCCACTGTCCTCCTCATTAGTTAATGTATCCCCAACTCAGAATTTTTCCCTGACTCCCCCTACTCTACTAAATCCCACTGAGCTAAACTCTGACATTGCTGGTAGCCAGCCAATGTCTGCACCTGTGGCAAGCAAATCTACTGTGACATCTGTCAGCAACACTAACTATGCAACTCTTCAGAACTGCTCCCTTATTACTGGTCAAGATCTATTATCAGTCCCCATGACCCAGGCTGCCCTTGGGGAAATAGTTCCCACAGCCGAAGACCAGGTGGGTCACCCATCCCCCACAGTACACCAGGATTTTGTCAGAGAACATCATTTGGTTATGCAATCAGTAGCTAACATAAAAGAGAATTTCTTAACAAATTCTGAGAACAAAGCAACAAGAAACTTAATGATGCTGGACTCCAAATCCAAGTATGTCCTAGAGGGCATGGTCGAGACTGTCTGTGAAGACCtggaaacagacaaaaaagagCTTGCCAAGCTCCAGACTGTCCAATTGGATGAAGATATGCAAGATTTGTAA